One region of Pyramidobacter sp. YE332 genomic DNA includes:
- a CDS encoding zinc ribbon domain-containing protein, translating to MAIYCTSCGKKFENDEQHFCPYCGATRPVEQPKPVVKTPLQTDPKRVRVDEAAAVVAPKKDTAPRKSRFWFWLAVVVVAVAAVGYFFPASRVPFQRLFAGEPFSVVFDDTVKQIAALFGR from the coding sequence ATGGCAATTTACTGCACATCCTGCGGAAAGAAGTTCGAAAACGACGAGCAGCACTTTTGCCCCTACTGCGGTGCGACCCGTCCCGTCGAACAGCCCAAGCCCGTCGTGAAGACGCCTCTGCAGACCGATCCCAAGCGCGTGCGCGTTGACGAAGCCGCCGCGGTCGTGGCGCCGAAAAAGGACACAGCGCCGCGGAAGAGCCGCTTCTGGTTCTGGCTGGCTGTCGTTGTCGTTGCCGTGGCCGCGGTGGGCTACTTCTTCCCCGCAAGCCGAGTCCCCTTCCAGCGCCTCTTCGCCGGCGAACCTTTCAGCGTCGTTTTCGACGACACCGTCAAGCAGATTGCGGCGCTCTTCGGCCGATAG
- a CDS encoding DUF4428 domain-containing protein, giving the protein MGMGLFGKLFEKKICSICGGEIGLLGNRRLADGNLCKKCAQKLSPWFDERRESTVAQIDEQLRDRERNLEELRGFSSSREVGNGGRLMIDEAGGRFVVLEDADDDLLAVNPDLVSLAQVERVELEVEHISHEEKRMIDGKKQSYEPPRFLHYFDFWEVITTSHPWAKRIRFRLNGPSLPLHAEGIARRQPHLDAYHEVKAHIELPPAGLLTDLGLNAPVALDYRTRQELDECDRCCEMHALIRSLLDASRADHKN; this is encoded by the coding sequence ATGGGGATGGGACTCTTCGGCAAACTTTTCGAGAAAAAGATCTGTTCCATCTGCGGCGGCGAGATCGGCCTGCTTGGCAATCGCAGGCTGGCGGACGGCAATCTGTGCAAGAAGTGCGCACAGAAGCTTTCGCCATGGTTCGATGAGCGCCGCGAGAGCACGGTGGCGCAGATCGACGAACAGCTTCGGGACCGCGAACGTAACCTCGAGGAACTGCGCGGCTTCTCGAGCTCGCGCGAAGTCGGTAACGGTGGGCGGCTGATGATCGACGAAGCGGGGGGACGCTTCGTCGTGCTCGAAGATGCCGATGACGACCTGCTGGCCGTCAATCCCGACCTCGTCTCTCTGGCGCAGGTCGAGCGCGTCGAGCTGGAGGTTGAGCACATCAGCCACGAGGAGAAGCGCATGATCGACGGCAAGAAGCAGAGTTACGAACCGCCGCGTTTTCTTCATTACTTCGATTTCTGGGAGGTCATCACGACCAGCCACCCATGGGCGAAGCGGATCCGCTTCCGTCTCAACGGTCCTTCGTTGCCGCTGCACGCCGAAGGCATTGCGCGCCGTCAGCCCCATCTCGACGCGTATCACGAGGTAAAAGCGCACATTGAGCTGCCTCCCGCCGGGCTTCTTACCGACCTCGGCCTCAACGCGCCCGTCGCGCTCGATTATCGCACCCGGCAGGAGCTGGACGAGTGCGACCGCTGTTGCGAAATGCACGCGCTGATCCGGTCCTTGCTGGACGCATCGCGGGCGGATCATAAAAACTAA
- a CDS encoding helix-turn-helix domain-containing protein yields the protein MKQERMTLSQKELDRIRIIGALVDGRMTNREAAEKLGLCQRQIIRIKKRFVAQGAAGLVHGNRGRTSRRRIGDEVRESVLKAYEEVYYDFNFSHFAECLNEREGIRISRSSVVRILKDEGIRSKKSVRRRPKLHRSRPRKVAAGMLWQTDATSFEWFGRGTGVRRCTLILTMRRGW from the coding sequence ATGAAACAGGAGCGAATGACATTGTCACAAAAGGAACTGGATCGTATCAGGATTATCGGAGCGCTTGTCGACGGACGCATGACGAACAGGGAGGCGGCGGAAAAGCTGGGGCTCTGTCAACGGCAAATCATCAGGATCAAGAAGAGGTTCGTCGCTCAAGGGGCGGCGGGGCTTGTTCACGGCAACCGCGGCAGAACGTCTCGGCGCAGGATCGGAGATGAGGTTCGGGAGTCGGTGCTGAAGGCGTATGAGGAGGTCTATTACGATTTCAACTTCTCTCACTTTGCGGAATGCCTGAACGAACGGGAGGGGATCAGGATCAGCCGTTCGAGTGTCGTCCGCATCCTGAAGGACGAGGGGATCAGGAGCAAGAAGAGTGTGCGGCGACGGCCGAAGCTTCACCGTTCCCGACCGCGGAAGGTGGCCGCGGGGATGTTGTGGCAGACTGACGCCACGTCGTTTGAATGGTTTGGCAGGGGAACGGGCGTGCGACGCTGCACGCTTATATTGACGATGCGACGGGGATGGTGA
- the cas2 gene encoding CRISPR-associated endonuclease Cas2: MLVVIAYDVSTDSAGGAKRLRRVARLCENHGARVQFSVFECKLDWAQWITLKAQLIAQIDPEVDSLRFYLLGNNWEKRVEHIGAKKSYNPESALIL; encoded by the coding sequence ATGCTCGTAGTCATCGCGTATGACGTCAGCACCGACAGCGCCGGCGGAGCCAAACGCCTGCGCCGCGTCGCCAGGTTGTGCGAGAACCACGGCGCCCGCGTCCAGTTCTCCGTGTTCGAATGCAAACTCGACTGGGCCCAGTGGATTACCCTGAAAGCCCAGCTGATCGCCCAAATCGATCCAGAAGTGGACAGTCTGCGTTTTTACCTCCTCGGCAACAACTGGGAAAAACGAGTGGAACACATAGGCGCGAAGAAAAGTTACAACCCGGAATCGGCACTCATTCTGTAA
- the cas1c gene encoding type I-C CRISPR-associated endonuclease Cas1c, which produces MRHCMRHLLNTLYLNIDGAYVARDGETVDIRSEGRTLRKFPIHLFENIVCFGRVSLSPGAMQLCADHGVAVSFMSVYGRFIAKLTAPVHGNVLLRRLQYRKADDPIQSAQIARAIIAAKIANSRTVLQRAARDGKESEPYEQPIRNLAVQLQKIRVHAKPDLDTIRGIEGDSAGEYFSCFDHMILGEKEQFYFHGRNRRPPTDRINALLSFGYSLLASEITSALETVGLDPCVGFLHRDRPGRPSLALDLMEELRAYLVDRFVLSLVNLRKIAAADFTVRENGAVLLNETPRKETFLQNWQNRKQEEITHPYLQEKIPLGLLPYVQAMLLARFLRGDLDGYPPFFLK; this is translated from the coding sequence ATGAGACACTGCATGAGACACCTGCTGAATACCCTCTACCTCAACATTGATGGCGCCTACGTCGCCCGCGACGGGGAAACCGTCGACATCCGTAGCGAAGGGCGGACTCTGCGCAAATTCCCCATCCACCTGTTCGAAAACATCGTCTGCTTCGGCCGCGTCAGCCTCAGCCCCGGAGCCATGCAACTGTGCGCCGATCACGGCGTCGCCGTCTCCTTCATGAGCGTCTACGGCCGCTTCATCGCCAAACTGACTGCTCCCGTACATGGCAACGTCCTGCTGCGCCGTTTGCAATATCGAAAGGCCGACGATCCCATTCAGTCGGCCCAAATCGCGCGAGCCATCATCGCCGCCAAAATCGCCAACAGCCGTACCGTTCTCCAGCGCGCCGCCCGCGACGGTAAAGAATCAGAACCCTACGAACAGCCGATCAGAAACCTCGCCGTCCAGCTCCAGAAAATCCGCGTCCATGCAAAACCGGATCTCGACACCATCCGCGGAATCGAAGGCGACAGCGCCGGAGAATACTTCAGCTGTTTCGACCACATGATCCTCGGCGAAAAAGAACAATTCTACTTCCACGGCCGAAACCGTCGTCCTCCGACGGACCGAATCAACGCCCTCCTCTCCTTCGGTTATTCATTGCTCGCCTCGGAAATAACCAGCGCCCTCGAAACCGTCGGCCTCGACCCCTGTGTCGGCTTTCTCCACCGCGACCGTCCCGGTCGCCCCAGCCTGGCCCTCGACCTCATGGAAGAACTACGCGCCTACCTCGTCGACCGCTTTGTCCTCAGCCTCGTCAACCTCAGAAAAATCGCTGCCGCCGACTTTACCGTCCGGGAAAACGGAGCCGTTCTCCTCAACGAAACGCCCCGCAAAGAAACCTTCCTGCAAAATTGGCAAAATCGCAAACAAGAAGAAATTACTCACCCCTATTTGCAGGAAAAAATCCCCCTCGGCTTGCTCCCCTACGTCCAGGCGATGCTTCTTGCCCGTTTTCTGCGCGGCGATCTGGACGGTTATCCGCCGTTCTTTCTCAAATGA
- the cas4 gene encoding CRISPR-associated protein Cas4, protein MPLSDEYILISGLQHLLFCPRQWALIHIERQWQENIFTAQGRLLHEKAHSDESENRPGLHVARGLPLRCERLKISGVADVVEFHQDDAGVLLPGQKGTWRPYPVEYKHGRPKAKDCDRIQLCAQAACLEEMLGCRIETGALFYGTPRRREEVAFTPQLRAEMENACVQAHQLLDAGVIPPAVLLPHCKSCSISDICQPKMSRTVENYLKKHIEETLHETLHETPAEYPLPQH, encoded by the coding sequence ATGCCTCTCTCCGACGAGTACATTTTGATCTCCGGACTTCAGCATCTGTTGTTCTGTCCGCGCCAGTGGGCGCTGATCCACATCGAGCGGCAGTGGCAGGAAAACATCTTCACGGCGCAGGGCCGCCTGCTTCACGAAAAAGCCCATTCCGACGAGAGCGAGAACCGCCCCGGCCTGCACGTCGCCCGCGGCCTGCCCCTGCGCTGCGAGCGCCTGAAGATCTCCGGCGTGGCCGATGTCGTCGAGTTCCATCAGGACGACGCCGGCGTGCTTCTGCCGGGACAGAAAGGAACATGGCGCCCTTACCCCGTAGAGTACAAACACGGCCGCCCTAAGGCAAAAGACTGCGACCGCATCCAACTCTGCGCTCAGGCCGCCTGCCTCGAAGAAATGCTCGGCTGCCGCATCGAAACAGGCGCCCTCTTTTACGGAACCCCGCGCCGCCGTGAAGAAGTCGCCTTCACGCCTCAGCTTCGCGCCGAGATGGAAAACGCCTGCGTCCAGGCTCATCAACTCCTCGACGCTGGCGTCATCCCGCCGGCTGTGCTTTTGCCCCACTGCAAGAGCTGTTCCATCAGCGACATCTGCCAGCCGAAAATGAGCCGCACCGTGGAAAACTACCTGAAAAAACATATTGAGGAGACACTGCATGAGACACTGCATGAGACACCTGCTGAATACCCTCTACCTCAACATTGA
- the cas7c gene encoding type I-C CRISPR-associated protein Cas7/Csd2 produces the protein MSVLQNKIDFAVILSVNNANPNGDPLNGNRPRENYDGYGEISDVCLKRKIRNRWQDLGQRIFVQAAERTDDGYNSLKERAEKELSEDDRKDRERYAREACKKWLDVRSFGQVFAFGNKSGDEEKSKGVSVGVRGPVTVQSAMTVLPVNIDSMQITKSVNGEPTKDGSKSPDTMGMKHRVAHSVYVFYGSINCQLAEKTGFSEEDAELLHKALITLFENDASSARPDGSMEVKRVYWWKHNCKTGQYSSAQVHRSLSVTAPEDATSWKEYRVEVKPLDGLNPEEYSAVE, from the coding sequence ATGTCAGTTTTGCAGAACAAAATCGATTTTGCCGTGATACTATCTGTGAATAATGCCAACCCCAATGGCGATCCGCTGAATGGCAATCGCCCCCGCGAGAATTACGACGGATATGGCGAGATTTCTGACGTCTGTCTGAAACGCAAAATCCGCAACCGCTGGCAGGACCTTGGACAAAGAATTTTCGTTCAGGCGGCTGAACGCACGGACGACGGTTATAACAGTCTGAAAGAACGCGCGGAGAAAGAGTTGAGCGAAGACGACAGGAAAGATCGCGAGCGCTATGCGCGCGAGGCCTGTAAGAAGTGGCTCGATGTAAGAAGTTTCGGGCAGGTGTTCGCCTTCGGCAACAAAAGCGGCGACGAAGAAAAGAGCAAAGGCGTTTCCGTCGGCGTGCGCGGGCCCGTAACCGTTCAATCGGCCATGACCGTTTTGCCGGTTAATATCGACAGCATGCAGATCACGAAAAGCGTCAATGGAGAGCCGACCAAGGACGGTTCCAAATCGCCGGATACCATGGGTATGAAGCACCGTGTCGCACACAGTGTCTATGTTTTCTACGGCAGCATCAACTGTCAGCTGGCCGAAAAGACGGGTTTTTCCGAGGAAGATGCGGAACTGCTTCATAAAGCGCTGATCACGCTCTTTGAAAACGACGCGTCGTCAGCTCGTCCGGACGGCAGCATGGAAGTGAAGCGCGTCTATTGGTGGAAGCACAACTGCAAGACAGGGCAATATAGTTCCGCGCAGGTGCACAGAAGCCTGTCGGTCACGGCTCCTGAGGATGCGACGAGCTGGAAGGAGTACAGAGTCGAAGTGAAACCGCTTGATGGTTTGAACCCAGAGGAATACAGCGCGGTGGAGTGA
- the cas8c gene encoding type I-C CRISPR-associated protein Cas8c/Csd1: protein MSWLQKLYDTYDNCAEVLKSNREIVDAPMLAPVGQMIQSVQVELTLDAGGKIINARVIEGHEEQSTFIPCTEDSQNRTSGACAHVLFDKLKYMAGDYYDYLWLKSSEEPSDKLRKKNEESRQEFHEARTLYMQRLNELAARCNGIVKKHLDVIVAYLKRNTLVSDLIARNILSGSIPEHIVAVQVPRKEIVKYPLYNRKIVPDVSEAFVRICVHYPGEVRDKIWEVPDFWQSYKEYYLEKLEAERSTDLCYVQGREVVPGLKHLCRIPFTNSKSKLISSNDSENFTYRGRFATSKQAMCVGYETSQKAFNALRWLVQKQSWHEKGQIYVIWGTKNQRIPAFDDDSADLLTEDPTDNSAFDGDIDTREGFAKRLILVMQGYKKELDGASQVVVLGLNSATDGRLAVTYYQEISGSDFLSRIENWHNTCQWLHAYKHDKKDEKKTHAFFGAPAPLDIIKAAYQISPADPRPKPQHPVPDHLLHATMDRLIPCILESRPLPGDLVKTLFRRASNPAAVKEDSDREMIMTVTCALVRKYYNDRGQKEEITVALQPDYPDRSYQFGRLLAYAENIESYVNKLDGENRQTNAERLMHQFSKRPMKTWQILESQLQPYTGKLQSSRFGLKARLIAEINEIVSGLSEWTDDLDKPLTELFILGYRCQLEKFQQDMKAAAEAKAQKEREKKAAEQQDSGE from the coding sequence ATGAGTTGGTTGCAAAAACTGTATGATACCTACGACAACTGTGCGGAGGTACTTAAATCGAATCGAGAGATTGTCGATGCTCCAATGCTTGCACCTGTAGGGCAGATGATTCAATCCGTTCAGGTCGAACTGACGCTTGATGCCGGAGGAAAGATTATCAATGCACGAGTAATAGAAGGACACGAAGAACAGAGCACGTTCATTCCATGTACGGAAGATTCTCAGAATCGAACGAGCGGTGCATGCGCGCATGTGCTCTTCGACAAGCTTAAGTATATGGCTGGTGACTACTATGATTACCTTTGGCTCAAAAGCAGCGAGGAACCATCAGATAAACTTCGTAAGAAGAATGAAGAAAGCCGCCAGGAATTCCATGAAGCCCGTACACTTTATATGCAACGCCTGAATGAGCTGGCGGCACGATGTAATGGAATTGTCAAAAAGCATCTTGACGTAATCGTGGCTTATTTAAAAAGGAATACTCTGGTATCGGACCTCATTGCACGGAATATCCTCAGTGGCAGTATTCCGGAGCATATTGTGGCTGTGCAGGTTCCTCGTAAAGAAATCGTAAAATATCCTCTTTACAATAGAAAAATCGTCCCTGATGTATCTGAGGCTTTTGTCCGAATTTGCGTTCATTACCCGGGAGAAGTGAGAGACAAAATTTGGGAGGTGCCGGATTTCTGGCAGTCCTATAAAGAATACTATCTGGAAAAATTGGAGGCTGAACGCAGTACGGACTTATGTTATGTACAGGGGCGGGAAGTTGTCCCCGGGCTGAAACATCTTTGTCGTATCCCATTTACGAACTCAAAGTCGAAACTGATCTCCTCAAATGATTCTGAAAACTTTACCTATCGAGGCCGCTTCGCTACGTCCAAGCAGGCTATGTGTGTGGGGTATGAGACTTCGCAAAAAGCTTTTAACGCTCTGCGATGGTTGGTACAGAAACAGAGTTGGCATGAGAAAGGGCAGATTTATGTCATCTGGGGAACGAAAAACCAGAGAATCCCGGCCTTTGACGATGACAGCGCAGACCTTTTGACAGAGGATCCAACGGATAATTCGGCTTTTGACGGCGATATTGATACCCGTGAGGGATTTGCGAAGCGTCTGATTCTTGTCATGCAGGGATACAAAAAAGAGCTGGATGGGGCTTCGCAAGTTGTCGTGCTGGGGCTGAATTCAGCTACAGACGGTCGGTTGGCCGTAACCTATTATCAGGAGATATCTGGTTCTGATTTCTTGAGTCGAATCGAAAACTGGCACAATACCTGCCAATGGCTTCATGCGTATAAGCACGACAAGAAAGACGAAAAGAAAACTCATGCCTTTTTCGGAGCCCCCGCTCCTCTGGATATCATCAAGGCGGCATACCAGATTTCTCCGGCCGATCCCAGGCCTAAGCCCCAACACCCCGTCCCCGACCATCTGCTTCATGCCACAATGGACCGGCTGATCCCCTGCATTTTGGAAAGCCGGCCGTTACCGGGGGATCTTGTCAAGACGCTGTTCAGGCGTGCTTCAAATCCGGCGGCTGTAAAGGAAGACTCCGATCGAGAAATGATTATGACGGTCACCTGCGCGCTTGTAAGAAAATACTATAACGATCGAGGACAAAAGGAGGAGATAACGGTGGCGCTTCAACCCGATTATCCGGATCGCAGTTATCAGTTCGGCCGCTTGCTGGCGTATGCTGAGAATATCGAAAGTTATGTGAACAAGCTCGACGGAGAGAACAGGCAGACCAATGCAGAGCGTTTGATGCATCAGTTCTCCAAGCGTCCCATGAAAACATGGCAGATTTTGGAATCGCAGCTGCAGCCGTACACTGGAAAGTTACAGAGCTCAAGATTCGGACTAAAAGCAAGACTTATAGCGGAAATAAATGAGATCGTTTCGGGCTTGTCTGAATGGACAGATGATTTGGACAAACCTCTGACGGAACTTTTTATCCTCGGGTACCGCTGCCAGTTGGAAAAATTCCAGCAGGATATGAAAGCTGCCGCAGAAGCGAAAGCGCAAAAGGAACGCGAGAAAAAAGCCGCTGAGCAGCAAGATTCTGGAGAATAA
- the cas5c gene encoding type I-C CRISPR-associated protein Cas5c: MLNRQKRTRRRTHAKSQQGCLSSLGEYALFSDPLTRVGGEKSTYPIPTYQALVGITESIYWKPTFIWYIDRVRVMNPIRMQTKGVKPILYAHGPNAAANTLSYYTYLYKVRYQVEAHFEWNPNMPDLAPDRNEDKHFQIAQRMIKRGGRRDIFLGTRECQGYVEPCTFGEGRGAYDQTPELGFGMMYHGFNYPSDTGREKLELRLWRPAMAYGIINFMLPYQCTEVRELCDWEKESFMLRRNCQPVEDLCRDVIQA, translated from the coding sequence TTGCTGAATCGGCAAAAAAGAACAAGGAGGCGAACGCATGCAAAAAGCCAACAGGGTTGCTTATCAAGTCTGGGGGAGTATGCGCTGTTCAGCGATCCCCTGACGCGGGTCGGAGGCGAGAAAAGCACCTACCCGATCCCGACGTATCAGGCGCTTGTCGGCATTACGGAGAGCATCTATTGGAAGCCGACGTTCATCTGGTACATCGACCGAGTGCGCGTGATGAATCCCATCAGAATGCAGACGAAAGGAGTTAAGCCGATATTGTATGCGCATGGACCGAATGCGGCTGCGAACACGCTTTCGTACTACACGTATCTGTACAAAGTCCGTTATCAGGTCGAAGCCCATTTCGAATGGAATCCGAACATGCCCGACCTTGCTCCGGATCGCAACGAAGACAAACATTTTCAGATCGCGCAGCGAATGATCAAACGAGGCGGACGGCGGGATATCTTTCTCGGCACGCGTGAATGCCAGGGATATGTCGAACCGTGTACGTTTGGAGAAGGAAGAGGGGCTTACGATCAGACGCCTGAACTGGGCTTTGGCATGATGTATCATGGATTCAATTATCCTTCTGATACTGGCAGGGAAAAGCTGGAACTGAGACTTTGGCGTCCTGCAATGGCGTATGGAATTATTAACTTTATGTTGCCATATCAATGCACCGAGGTCAGAGAACTGTGTGATTGGGAGAAAGAATCCTTTATGTTGAGGCGCAACTGCCAACCTGTGGAAGATCTGTGCAGGGATGTGATACAAGCATGA
- a CDS encoding CRISPR-associated helicase/endonuclease Cas3 codes for MLYSRKARDGSDRREALADHVRLVADLCEQNCRKIGIPSLGRLVGLVHDAGKSSEQWQRYLLNDERDEMIPHAPTGAKLIRRTAQEFSETSYEQYAAEIAELVVWGHHSGLSDVIEPDGAASYEERLQEPPDAVQAEALARFQQGVVPQDDIRKLLESAAEELRTIMKVFTERCNADVYPEDVRQENRSSGEKRKILQRRLEKREFFKGLLTRMAFSCLCDGDRYASACWENRLEAATYTTDPKLWGELAVKLEKRLDGFPDSPINTARRQISDECLESVKKMREPSGIYRLNVVTGGGKTLAVMRSALYLARKFGKDHVFYVAPFTTIIDQTAQILRETFGRGDILLEHHSNLISYGKDENENEKQQREKEDQLDTFAERWDIPLILTSQVQFLDALFSGRGQCVRRMHQLCNSVLIFDEVQSIPVKCISMFNLAMNFLAGFCGCTAVLCSATQPALEEIARPLRLSEPADLVRDVRKRFPVFDRIQIIDKTQEEPYTAETLSEFVLQLPREVKSVLIVLNTKKAVKEVHAQLKAKGRAGVALFHLSTNMCGAHRLAKITEMNSLLAQHKAVICVSTNLIEAGVDISFDAVIRSKTGLDSLTQASGRCNRNKFVERGYVYFIRYQETGLAMLPDLRRAQDAMTLVLSDMSFFPVQDYFSEETLRAYYRYYYHEQRGSMDYPAPHDAGRTLFDYLAANRKALVGYESRHERAHHGILHQAFRTAGREFRVIDENTTGILVPYGKGIELQRQLLSASDYLDKKTLFRELQRYSVSVYPDGLRKLEKDHKLRFFENLGIYCLLDEESYDDEYGIVFEGGVDPAKYIC; via the coding sequence ATGCTTTATTCCCGAAAAGCCCGTGACGGATCAGACCGGAGAGAAGCTCTTGCAGATCATGTTCGGCTGGTTGCAGACTTATGCGAGCAAAACTGTCGAAAAATCGGCATACCATCTTTGGGACGTCTGGTGGGGCTCGTTCATGACGCGGGAAAGAGTTCCGAACAATGGCAGCGATATCTGCTGAATGATGAACGGGATGAAATGATTCCTCACGCGCCGACGGGGGCAAAACTGATCCGCCGGACGGCGCAGGAATTTTCGGAAACATCGTATGAGCAATATGCGGCCGAGATTGCCGAGCTGGTTGTTTGGGGCCACCACAGCGGACTTTCTGACGTGATCGAACCCGACGGGGCGGCTTCCTATGAAGAGCGTCTTCAAGAGCCTCCCGACGCGGTTCAAGCGGAAGCGCTCGCGCGATTTCAGCAAGGGGTTGTTCCGCAAGACGATATCCGTAAACTGCTCGAGTCGGCTGCCGAAGAACTGCGAACGATAATGAAAGTTTTTACGGAACGCTGCAATGCCGACGTTTATCCAGAAGACGTCAGACAAGAAAACCGTTCCTCTGGAGAAAAACGAAAAATATTGCAGCGCCGCTTGGAAAAACGGGAATTTTTCAAGGGTCTGCTGACGCGAATGGCGTTCTCCTGCCTTTGCGACGGCGACAGGTACGCTTCGGCCTGCTGGGAAAATCGTCTTGAGGCGGCGACGTACACAACGGATCCGAAGCTTTGGGGGGAACTGGCGGTAAAACTTGAAAAACGCCTTGACGGTTTTCCCGATTCTCCGATAAACACGGCGCGCCGTCAGATCTCCGATGAATGCCTGGAATCGGTGAAGAAGATGCGGGAACCGTCCGGCATTTACCGTCTCAATGTCGTCACCGGCGGCGGCAAGACGTTAGCTGTAATGAGAAGCGCTCTGTATCTGGCACGAAAGTTTGGAAAAGATCACGTATTTTATGTGGCGCCTTTCACGACGATTATCGATCAGACAGCGCAGATTTTGCGCGAGACGTTCGGCCGCGGCGACATCCTTCTTGAGCATCACTCGAATCTTATCAGCTACGGCAAGGATGAAAACGAAAACGAGAAACAGCAGCGCGAAAAAGAAGACCAGCTGGACACGTTCGCGGAGCGTTGGGATATCCCGCTCATTCTCACCTCTCAGGTCCAGTTCCTCGACGCCCTTTTTTCCGGCCGCGGGCAGTGCGTGCGCCGCATGCACCAGCTGTGCAATTCGGTGCTGATTTTCGACGAAGTGCAGAGCATTCCCGTCAAGTGTATCAGCATGTTCAATCTGGCGATGAATTTCCTTGCCGGCTTTTGCGGCTGCACGGCGGTCCTCTGTTCGGCGACTCAGCCCGCTTTGGAAGAAATCGCCCGTCCGCTGCGCCTTTCGGAACCCGCCGATCTGGTTCGGGACGTCAGAAAACGTTTCCCCGTCTTTGATCGCATTCAGATCATTGATAAGACACAGGAAGAACCTTATACGGCAGAAACTCTTTCCGAATTCGTTCTTCAACTTCCCCGTGAGGTCAAAAGCGTCCTGATCGTTCTCAATACGAAGAAAGCGGTGAAAGAAGTTCACGCGCAGCTGAAGGCGAAAGGCCGCGCCGGCGTCGCTCTCTTCCATCTGAGCACCAACATGTGCGGCGCTCACCGTCTGGCGAAGATCACCGAGATGAATTCGCTCCTGGCTCAGCATAAAGCAGTGATTTGCGTCAGCACCAATCTGATCGAGGCCGGCGTCGATATTTCTTTCGACGCGGTGATCCGTTCCAAGACAGGGCTGGACAGTTTGACGCAGGCGTCCGGCCGCTGCAACCGGAACAAGTTTGTGGAGCGCGGCTATGTCTATTTTATCCGTTACCAAGAGACCGGTCTTGCCATGCTGCCCGATCTGCGCAGGGCGCAGGATGCGATGACCCTCGTTCTTTCCGATATGTCGTTTTTTCCCGTGCAGGATTACTTTTCTGAAGAAACGCTTCGCGCGTATTATCGTTACTATTACCATGAGCAGCGCGGATCGATGGACTATCCTGCGCCTCATGACGCCGGACGGACGCTTTTCGATTACCTCGCGGCGAACAGAAAAGCGCTGGTAGGATATGAAAGCAGGCACGAAAGGGCGCACCATGGAATCCTGCACCAGGCGTTTCGCACAGCTGGCAGGGAGTTTCGCGTCATCGACGAGAACACGACGGGGATCCTTGTCCCGTACGGCAAAGGGATCGAATTGCAGCGGCAGCTGCTTTCCGCTTCGGATTATCTTGATAAAAAGACGCTCTTTCGCGAGTTGCAGCGGTATTCGGTCAGTGTCTATCCGGACGGCCTGAGGAAACTGGAAAAAGACCACAAACTGCGTTTCTTTGAGAACTTGGGAATTTATTGTTTGCTGGACGAAGAGTCTTATGATGACGAATATGGTATAGTTTTTGAGGGCGGCGTCGATCCGGCCAAGTATATTTGCTGA
- a CDS encoding TIGR01440 family protein — MSYEEIRVLSAQAVGELLAVARTEPGEIFVVGCSTSEIGGFRIGKGSNAEIAKAVYEGVMPALRERGLFLAAQCCEHLNRALIVERAALLPGAEICNVVPQLHAGGAFATTVYENCECPAAVEHLRAAAGMDIGDTLIGMHLRDVAVPVRVSVKKIGAANLVCARTRPKFIGGARAVYDDALSGGDIKR; from the coding sequence ATGTCCTATGAAGAAATCAGGGTTCTATCGGCACAGGCTGTCGGCGAACTGCTGGCCGTCGCGCGCACGGAACCCGGCGAAATTTTCGTGGTCGGCTGTTCCACCAGCGAGATCGGCGGTTTTCGCATCGGCAAAGGGTCGAACGCGGAGATCGCCAAGGCCGTTTACGAGGGCGTGATGCCGGCGTTGCGCGAGCGCGGGCTCTTTTTGGCGGCGCAGTGCTGCGAGCACCTCAACCGCGCCCTGATCGTGGAAAGGGCGGCGCTGCTGCCCGGCGCGGAAATCTGCAACGTCGTGCCGCAGCTGCACGCCGGCGGTGCGTTCGCGACGACCGTCTACGAAAACTGCGAATGCCCCGCCGCCGTCGAACACCTTCGCGCCGCCGCAGGCATGGACATCGGCGATACGCTGATCGGCATGCACTTGCGCGACGTGGCCGTGCCCGTGCGCGTCTCCGTGAAGAAGATCGGAGCGGCCAACCTGGTCTGCGCGCGCACGCGCCCCAAGTTCATCGGCGGCGCGCGGGCCGTCTACGACGACGCGCTCTCCGGCGGCGATATCAAGCGGTAA